The following are encoded together in the Hoplias malabaricus isolate fHopMal1 chromosome 3, fHopMal1.hap1, whole genome shotgun sequence genome:
- the fbrs gene encoding autism susceptibility gene 2 protein homolog isoform X4 produces the protein MDGPSRSGGLRQSRRSRSQRDRERRRRRADLGPSSPSSASDQELCRGDSFLGASGGECRPVFPGTRHRPPRRRKRESVSCEEDIIDGFAIASFISLEALEMDCSLKPPEQAGVLIVRGNKRKRDVDENGGPLSEPEEGAPASITSSWEKRRNEKRKREAKVSGNLMETGYICDTESESGDKASDNDMERTFIVSTREVVSNPVNMASSVSNGCTLLPSSNGPPRLSVTLRVSGLERSQERSLELPHLEATSTSSSLPCLLPRSPASAAAPLSEQQNGNTGPHHRRDCSPPRPKPKPFHSFSGFGIGNNRSSSSVKPPSSSASSSSIRPSTPSTSVPAGRGPSGAGVLRPSSRPSPGALFTPSPGLPPPPPLLQSPRSSTDQELYRQELNSHFLASQSAERENRASGGSTGVSVSSASGGPSASASSSSSSSRSSQAQASIPAMYQFHHHNHQHQHTHTHQHFLHPPAAAPPMFEKYPGKIEGLFRHPYFPQYPPSVPGIQPVLPPTGPLSSLQGAFQPKLVALQGPAPDMTARIGVVPPHLQPKDPRITDPFPASLKKPGKWCAMHVRVAWMILRHQEKVKLMQADPQKLDFRNDPLPRLPGPGGIGGIGGLGPLGAPLTTTHELARPGSLFSANPYGRSPPFPPLGALGSGAFGGLGSPSLTASSVFGHKPESSASAVGGLGNPHDPWNRLHVAPPSGLSWGKGLEKRDERDRGKEMERRELTHIKDEKDRDNMMYGRPPVRMSPSAPSFKHRSNTPSSHVNGLGLLSSGPSDGQSRDRERERDRERERERDREPDKRQHSVSASRAPASSSTAPDRPRSSTSSIHATPPPSAASAPSPLDLFPRQTHGLTSEPSHPSQREGSGPASSSSSVSSLPVKKPDRTTTPVSKPPTGLPPVLPHPPVKVKEERKEEPEPVPISLTHPAVPPHSFERPNSRHTHHPSTPSSTLSLTPTPGVPLPPPTPHPPHHHLSLLDRSRAIEAYLSAGGPPGLVVGATGDRFSVHPHTPPQAHTQAPHSFPWDPWRDLAAQQQQRRESVLALRPDPHLALRTDPHLSRLLQHQHARYLEAERAAAVAAAVAAGPHHPPVPTSTSSASSSASRPEFGLMSHFERPPQVGVPGGGLLDEEQRAQILREDFERVRYFGVPHHLAPPHMSSSAAHLEQLHAGLLSHPQLHPAGTSAPSPHHPSLYSRLGPLHPHSHVPNGILTKAPSLVGTLPVGAPPPLIPSVSRPSTPPRSSRLGAGDLALFSTHKDGESR, from the exons ATGGATGGTCCAAGCCGAAGTGGAGGGTTGAGACAGAGCCGTCGCTCTCGTTCTCAGCgtgacagagagagacggagGAGGAGAGCAGACCTCGGTCCTTCCTCACCTTCCTCTGCCTCAGATCAGGAGCTTTGTCGAGGAGACTCTTTCCTTGGTGCCAGTGGCGGAGAATGCCGTCCTGTATTTCCTGGCACCAGACACCGGCCTCCACGACGGAGGAAGCGAGAATCGGTGTCCTGCGAGGAAGACATTATTGATGGATTTGCAATAGCAAGCTTCATAAGCTTGGAAGCCCTTGAG ATGGACTGTTCTCTGAAGCCTCCAGAGCAAGCTGGTGTACTGATTGTAAGAGGgaacaaaagaaagagagacgtTGATGAGAATGGAGGGCCTCTCTCAGAGCCAGAGGAAGGTGCTCCCGCTTCAATCACCAGTAGCTGGGAGAAGCGCAGGAATgaaaaaaggaagagagaggcTAAG GTCTCTGGAAATCTCATGGAGACAGGATACATT TGTGACACGGAGAGTGAGTCAGGAGATAAG GCCTCTGACAATGATATGGAACGTACTTTCATCGTAAGCACTAGAGAAG TGGTGTCCAATCCAGTGAACATGGCCTCTTCTGTGAGCAATGGCTGTACTCTGTTGCCCTCGAGCAATGGTCCGCCTCGTCTCTCTGTGACACTCAGAGTTTCTGGCTTGGAGAGAAGTCAGGAGAGGAGTCTGGAGCTGCCTCACCTTGAAGCAACCTCTACCTCGTCCTCACTCCCCTGCCTCTTGCCCCGTTCTCCTGCCTCTGCTGCCGCTCCCCTCTCTGAGCAGCAGAACGGAAACACTGGACCGCACCACCGTCGCGACTGCAGCCCCCCACGACCAAAGCCTAAGCCCTTTCACAGCTTTTCTGGCTTTGGTATAGGCAACAATAG GAGTAGTTCTTCAGTCAAGCCTCCATCTTCATCTGCCTCTTCTTCATCAATTCGACCTTCCACACCTTCTACGAGTGTGCCTGCTGGCCGAGGGCCCTCTGGGGCAGGAGTGCTGCGGCCCTCTTCTCGGCCCAGTCCTGGAGCTTTGTTCACCCCTTCACCTGGcctccctccacctcctcctcttctgcAGTCGCCTCGCTCTTCTACAG ATCAAGAGTTATACCGTCAGGAGCTGAACTCACACTTCCTGGCCTCCCAGAGTGCAGAGCGTGAGAACAGAGCTTCAGGGGGCAGTACCGGAGTCAGTGTTAGCTCAGCATCAGGAGGACCTTCTGCCTCTGCCTCCAGCTCCAGCAGCTCCAGCAGGTCTTCACAGGCTCAGGCCTCCATCCCAGCTATGTACCAGTTCCATCACCACAACCATCAGCACcagcacactcacactcaccaacACTTTCTGCATCCACCTGCTGCAGCACCCCCTATG TTTGAGAAATATCCAGGCAAGATAGAAGGTCTTTTTCGACACCCG TATTTCCCTCAGTACCCGCCATCTGTGCCTGGAATTCAGCCTGTCCTtccccccacaggaccacttAGTTCCTTGCAAGGGGCATTTCAGCCTAAG CTTGTTGccctccagggacctgctccAGACATGACTGCTCGTATTGGCGTGGTACCTCCTCATCTGCAACCTAAAGACCCTAGG ATCACAGACCCATTTCCAGCATCATTGAAG AAGCCTGGAAAATGGTGTGCTATGCATGTGCGTGTTGCCTGGATGATTCTTAGGCATCAAGAGAAAGTTAAG CTGATGCAGGCAGATCCTCAAAAGCTGGACTTCCGTAATGACCCATTGCCACGTCTACCAGGGCCTGGTGGAATTGGAGGAATAGGGGGTCTGGGACCACTTGGTGCGCCTCTGACTACAACACATGAACTCGCCAGACCAGGCAGCCTTTTTTCAGCTA ATCCATATGGCCGCTCACCCCCCTTCCCACCTCTGGGAGCCCTAGGCTCTGGTGCCTTTGGAGGACTTGGTAGCCCCTCACTGA CTGCTAGCTCTGTTTTTGGCCATAAGCCAGAATCCTCTGCAAGTGCAGTAGGAGGTCTGGGCAACCCACATGATCCTTGGAATCGGCTGCATGTTGCTCCTCCCTCAGGGCTCTCTTGGGGCAAAGGACTAGAGAAAAGggatgagagagatagagggaaagAGATGGAAAGGAGAGAACTTACTCACATAAAAGATGAAAAGGACAG AGACAACATGATGTATGGCCGTCCTCCTGTGCGAATGTCTCCCAGTGCTCCATCTTTCAAGCACCGCAGCAACACCCCCAGTTCCCATGTGAATGGACTAGGCCTGTTGAGTTCTGGGCCGTCAGATGGACAAAGCAGGGACCGGGAACGAGAACGGGACCGTGAAAGGGAAAGGGAGCGAGATAGAGAACCAGACAAGAGACAGCATTCAGTTTCAGCCTCCAGGGCACCAGCTTCCTCTTCCACAGCACCAGACAGACCTCGTTCGTCCACATCATCTATTCATGCAACCCCTCCCCCAAGTGCAGCCTCAGCACCTTCTCCTCTGGACCTATTTCCCAGGCAAACACATGGTCTCACCTCTGAGCCCTCACATCCATCCCAAAGAGAGGGTAGCGGTCcagcctcttcctcctcctctgtcaGTTCACTTCCAGTCAAGAAACCAGATCGGACCACAACTCCAGTTTCTAAACCACCCACTGGTCTCCCTCCTGTGCTTCCTCATCCCCCAGTAAAggtgaaagaagagagaaaagaagagccTGAACCAGTTCCTATATCCTTAACACATCCAGCTGTACCTCCTCATAGCTTTGAACGGCCTAACAGTCGCCACACTCATCATCCTTCAACCCCTTCTTCAACCCTCTCATTGACTCCTACACCTGGAGTGCCTCTACCCCCTCCTACCCCTCACCCTCCCCACCACCATCTCTCTCTGTTAGATCGCTCACGTGCCATTGAGGCTTACCTTAGTGCAGGTGGCCCCCCTGGACTGGTTGTAGGTGCCACAGGGGATCGATTTTCAGTCCATCCACATACGCCACCCCAAGCTCACACACAGGCTCCGCACAGCTTCCCGTGGGATCCTTGGAGGGATCTTGCTGCCCAACAGCAGCAGCGTAGAGAGAGTGTCTTGGCTCTAAGACCAGATCCCCATCTTGCACTGCGCACTGACCCGCACTTGTCCCGCCTACTTCAGCATCAGCACGCACGTTATCTGGAGGCAGAAAGAGCAGCAGCTGTAGCAGCAGCAGTGGCAGCTGGCCCACATCATCCACCGGTACCTACCTCCACTTCTTCTGCGTCATCCTCTGCATCACGACCAGAGTTTGGATTGATGTCTCATTTTGAACGCCCTCCTCAGGTTGGCGTTCCTGGTGGTGGGTTGCTGGATGAGGAACAGCGTGCCCAGATACTGCGAGAAGACTTTGAAAGGGTGCGCTACTTCGGAGTCCCGCACCACCTTGCACCACCCCATATGTCCAGTTCTGCAGCCCACCTAGAACAACTGCATGCAGGCTTACTGTCTCACCCTCAGCTCCATCCTGCTGGAACTTCTGCACCTTCGCCACATCACCCAAGTCTCTATTCTCGCTTGGGCCCTTTGCATCCACATTCTCATGTTCCAAATGGAATTCTCACTAAGGCCCCAAGTCTAGTTGGGACCTTGCCCGTGGGTGCACCCCCACCACTCATTCCATCTGTATCAAGGCCTTCCACTCCACCACGCAGTTCCAGACTTGGGGCTGGAGATTTGGCCCTGTTCAGTACACACAAAGATGGCGAGTCCAGATAG
- the fbrs gene encoding autism susceptibility gene 2 protein homolog isoform X3 produces the protein MDGPSRSGGLRQSRRSRSQRDRERRRRRADLGPSSPSSASDQELCRGDSFLGASGGECRPVFPGTRHRPPRRRKRESVSCEEDIIDGFAIASFISLEALEPPEQAGVLIVRGNKRKRDVDENGGPLSEPEEGAPASITSSWEKRRNEKRKREAKVSGNLMETGYICDTESESGDKASDNDMERTFIVSTREVVSNPVNMASSVSNGCTLLPSSNGPPRLSVTLRVSGLERSQERSLELPHLEATSTSSSLPCLLPRSPASAAAPLSEQQNGNTGPHHRRDCSPPRPKPKPFHSFSGFGIGNNRSSSSVKPPSSSASSSSIRPSTPSTSVPAGRGPSGAGVLRPSSRPSPGALFTPSPGLPPPPPLLQSPRSSTDQELYRQELNSHFLASQSAERENRASGGSTGVSVSSASGGPSASASSSSSSSRSSQAQASIPAMYQFHHHNHQHQHTHTHQHFLHPPAAAPPMFEKYPGKIEGLFRHPYFPQYPPSVPGIQPVLPPTGPLSSLQGAFQPKLVALQGPAPDMTARIGVVPPHLQPKDPRITDPFPASLKKPGKWCAMHVRVAWMILRHQEKVKLMQADPQKLDFRNDPLPRLPGPGGIGGIGGLGPLGAPLTTTHELARPGSLFSASGVNPSSTPFISPSTPHTSFLTPAAHLDPYGRSPPFPPLGALGSGAFGGLGSPSLTASSVFGHKPESSASAVGGLGNPHDPWNRLHVAPPSGLSWGKGLEKRDERDRGKEMERRELTHIKDEKDRDNMMYGRPPVRMSPSAPSFKHRSNTPSSHVNGLGLLSSGPSDGQSRDRERERDRERERERDREPDKRQHSVSASRAPASSSTAPDRPRSSTSSIHATPPPSAASAPSPLDLFPRQTHGLTSEPSHPSQREGSGPASSSSSVSSLPVKKPDRTTTPVSKPPTGLPPVLPHPPVKVKEERKEEPEPVPISLTHPAVPPHSFERPNSRHTHHPSTPSSTLSLTPTPGVPLPPPTPHPPHHHLSLLDRSRAIEAYLSAGGPPGLVVGATGDRFSVHPHTPPQAHTQAPHSFPWDPWRDLAAQQQQRRESVLALRPDPHLALRTDPHLSRLLQHQHARYLEAERAAAVAAAVAAGPHHPPVPTSTSSASSSASRPEFGLMSHFERPPQVGVPGGGLLDEEQRAQILREDFERVRYFGVPHHLAPPHMSSSAAHLEQLHAGLLSHPQLHPAGTSAPSPHHPSLYSRLGPLHPHSHVPNGILTKAPSLVGTLPVGAPPPLIPSVSRPSTPPRSSRLGAGDLALFSTHKDGESR, from the exons ATGGATGGTCCAAGCCGAAGTGGAGGGTTGAGACAGAGCCGTCGCTCTCGTTCTCAGCgtgacagagagagacggagGAGGAGAGCAGACCTCGGTCCTTCCTCACCTTCCTCTGCCTCAGATCAGGAGCTTTGTCGAGGAGACTCTTTCCTTGGTGCCAGTGGCGGAGAATGCCGTCCTGTATTTCCTGGCACCAGACACCGGCCTCCACGACGGAGGAAGCGAGAATCGGTGTCCTGCGAGGAAGACATTATTGATGGATTTGCAATAGCAAGCTTCATAAGCTTGGAAGCCCTTGAG CCTCCAGAGCAAGCTGGTGTACTGATTGTAAGAGGgaacaaaagaaagagagacgtTGATGAGAATGGAGGGCCTCTCTCAGAGCCAGAGGAAGGTGCTCCCGCTTCAATCACCAGTAGCTGGGAGAAGCGCAGGAATgaaaaaaggaagagagaggcTAAG GTCTCTGGAAATCTCATGGAGACAGGATACATT TGTGACACGGAGAGTGAGTCAGGAGATAAG GCCTCTGACAATGATATGGAACGTACTTTCATCGTAAGCACTAGAGAAG TGGTGTCCAATCCAGTGAACATGGCCTCTTCTGTGAGCAATGGCTGTACTCTGTTGCCCTCGAGCAATGGTCCGCCTCGTCTCTCTGTGACACTCAGAGTTTCTGGCTTGGAGAGAAGTCAGGAGAGGAGTCTGGAGCTGCCTCACCTTGAAGCAACCTCTACCTCGTCCTCACTCCCCTGCCTCTTGCCCCGTTCTCCTGCCTCTGCTGCCGCTCCCCTCTCTGAGCAGCAGAACGGAAACACTGGACCGCACCACCGTCGCGACTGCAGCCCCCCACGACCAAAGCCTAAGCCCTTTCACAGCTTTTCTGGCTTTGGTATAGGCAACAATAG GAGTAGTTCTTCAGTCAAGCCTCCATCTTCATCTGCCTCTTCTTCATCAATTCGACCTTCCACACCTTCTACGAGTGTGCCTGCTGGCCGAGGGCCCTCTGGGGCAGGAGTGCTGCGGCCCTCTTCTCGGCCCAGTCCTGGAGCTTTGTTCACCCCTTCACCTGGcctccctccacctcctcctcttctgcAGTCGCCTCGCTCTTCTACAG ATCAAGAGTTATACCGTCAGGAGCTGAACTCACACTTCCTGGCCTCCCAGAGTGCAGAGCGTGAGAACAGAGCTTCAGGGGGCAGTACCGGAGTCAGTGTTAGCTCAGCATCAGGAGGACCTTCTGCCTCTGCCTCCAGCTCCAGCAGCTCCAGCAGGTCTTCACAGGCTCAGGCCTCCATCCCAGCTATGTACCAGTTCCATCACCACAACCATCAGCACcagcacactcacactcaccaacACTTTCTGCATCCACCTGCTGCAGCACCCCCTATG TTTGAGAAATATCCAGGCAAGATAGAAGGTCTTTTTCGACACCCG TATTTCCCTCAGTACCCGCCATCTGTGCCTGGAATTCAGCCTGTCCTtccccccacaggaccacttAGTTCCTTGCAAGGGGCATTTCAGCCTAAG CTTGTTGccctccagggacctgctccAGACATGACTGCTCGTATTGGCGTGGTACCTCCTCATCTGCAACCTAAAGACCCTAGG ATCACAGACCCATTTCCAGCATCATTGAAG AAGCCTGGAAAATGGTGTGCTATGCATGTGCGTGTTGCCTGGATGATTCTTAGGCATCAAGAGAAAGTTAAG CTGATGCAGGCAGATCCTCAAAAGCTGGACTTCCGTAATGACCCATTGCCACGTCTACCAGGGCCTGGTGGAATTGGAGGAATAGGGGGTCTGGGACCACTTGGTGCGCCTCTGACTACAACACATGAACTCGCCAGACCAGGCAGCCTTTTTTCAGCTA GTGGAGTCAATCCATCCTCCACTCCATTCATCTCTCCATCAACGCCCCACACTTCTTTCCTCACCCCAGCTGCACACCTGG ATCCATATGGCCGCTCACCCCCCTTCCCACCTCTGGGAGCCCTAGGCTCTGGTGCCTTTGGAGGACTTGGTAGCCCCTCACTGA CTGCTAGCTCTGTTTTTGGCCATAAGCCAGAATCCTCTGCAAGTGCAGTAGGAGGTCTGGGCAACCCACATGATCCTTGGAATCGGCTGCATGTTGCTCCTCCCTCAGGGCTCTCTTGGGGCAAAGGACTAGAGAAAAGggatgagagagatagagggaaagAGATGGAAAGGAGAGAACTTACTCACATAAAAGATGAAAAGGACAG AGACAACATGATGTATGGCCGTCCTCCTGTGCGAATGTCTCCCAGTGCTCCATCTTTCAAGCACCGCAGCAACACCCCCAGTTCCCATGTGAATGGACTAGGCCTGTTGAGTTCTGGGCCGTCAGATGGACAAAGCAGGGACCGGGAACGAGAACGGGACCGTGAAAGGGAAAGGGAGCGAGATAGAGAACCAGACAAGAGACAGCATTCAGTTTCAGCCTCCAGGGCACCAGCTTCCTCTTCCACAGCACCAGACAGACCTCGTTCGTCCACATCATCTATTCATGCAACCCCTCCCCCAAGTGCAGCCTCAGCACCTTCTCCTCTGGACCTATTTCCCAGGCAAACACATGGTCTCACCTCTGAGCCCTCACATCCATCCCAAAGAGAGGGTAGCGGTCcagcctcttcctcctcctctgtcaGTTCACTTCCAGTCAAGAAACCAGATCGGACCACAACTCCAGTTTCTAAACCACCCACTGGTCTCCCTCCTGTGCTTCCTCATCCCCCAGTAAAggtgaaagaagagagaaaagaagagccTGAACCAGTTCCTATATCCTTAACACATCCAGCTGTACCTCCTCATAGCTTTGAACGGCCTAACAGTCGCCACACTCATCATCCTTCAACCCCTTCTTCAACCCTCTCATTGACTCCTACACCTGGAGTGCCTCTACCCCCTCCTACCCCTCACCCTCCCCACCACCATCTCTCTCTGTTAGATCGCTCACGTGCCATTGAGGCTTACCTTAGTGCAGGTGGCCCCCCTGGACTGGTTGTAGGTGCCACAGGGGATCGATTTTCAGTCCATCCACATACGCCACCCCAAGCTCACACACAGGCTCCGCACAGCTTCCCGTGGGATCCTTGGAGGGATCTTGCTGCCCAACAGCAGCAGCGTAGAGAGAGTGTCTTGGCTCTAAGACCAGATCCCCATCTTGCACTGCGCACTGACCCGCACTTGTCCCGCCTACTTCAGCATCAGCACGCACGTTATCTGGAGGCAGAAAGAGCAGCAGCTGTAGCAGCAGCAGTGGCAGCTGGCCCACATCATCCACCGGTACCTACCTCCACTTCTTCTGCGTCATCCTCTGCATCACGACCAGAGTTTGGATTGATGTCTCATTTTGAACGCCCTCCTCAGGTTGGCGTTCCTGGTGGTGGGTTGCTGGATGAGGAACAGCGTGCCCAGATACTGCGAGAAGACTTTGAAAGGGTGCGCTACTTCGGAGTCCCGCACCACCTTGCACCACCCCATATGTCCAGTTCTGCAGCCCACCTAGAACAACTGCATGCAGGCTTACTGTCTCACCCTCAGCTCCATCCTGCTGGAACTTCTGCACCTTCGCCACATCACCCAAGTCTCTATTCTCGCTTGGGCCCTTTGCATCCACATTCTCATGTTCCAAATGGAATTCTCACTAAGGCCCCAAGTCTAGTTGGGACCTTGCCCGTGGGTGCACCCCCACCACTCATTCCATCTGTATCAAGGCCTTCCACTCCACCACGCAGTTCCAGACTTGGGGCTGGAGATTTGGCCCTGTTCAGTACACACAAAGATGGCGAGTCCAGATAG